One genomic segment of Mauremys mutica isolate MM-2020 ecotype Southern chromosome 10, ASM2049712v1, whole genome shotgun sequence includes these proteins:
- the FEV gene encoding protein FEV isoform X1 produces the protein MDSDPVGETLFKEGKSPAWGSLSPGVQKGSGQIQLWQFLLELLSDRANLSCIAWEGTTGEFKLIDPDEVARRWGERKSKPNMNYDKLSRALRYYYDKSIMTKVHGKRYAYKFDFQGLAQVCQPAAPDHALYKFQGNLAPLPFSGISKLNLMAPGVTPTSFSYWPGAAPALYPGHGLQPSAPFSAMAASHINNMNNHYH, from the exons ATGGATTCAG ATCCAGTCGGAGAGACTCTGTTCAAGGAGGGGAAGAGCCCGGCGTGGGGATCGCTCAGCCCCGGCGTGCAGAAAG GCAGCGGGCAGATCCAGCTGTGGCAGTTCCTCCTGGAGCTCCTGTCGGACCGCGCCAACCTGAGCTGCATCGCCTGGGAGGGCACCACCGGGGAGTTCAAGCTGATCGACCCGGACGAGGTGGCCCGGCGCTGGGGCGAGCGCAAGAGCAAGCCCAACATGAACTACGACAAGCTGAGCCGGGCCCTGCGCTACTACTACGACAAGAGCATCATGACCAAGGTGCACGGGAAGCGCTACGCCTACAAGTTCGACTTCCAGGGCCTGGCGCAGGTCTGCCAGCCCGCCGCCCCCGACCACGCCCTCTACAAGTTCCAGGGCAACCTGGCGCCCCTGCCCTTCTCGGGGATCTCCAAACTCAACCTCATGGCCCCGGGGGTGACGCCCACCAGCTTCTCCTACTGGCCAGGGGCCGCCCCCGCCCTCTACCCCGGCCACGGCCTGCAGCCCTCCGCCCCCTTCAGCGCCATGGCCGCCTCCCACATCAACAACATGAATAACCACTACCACTAG
- the FEV gene encoding protein FEV isoform X2 → MRHGAGAQPLLLNMYLPDPVGETLFKEGKSPAWGSLSPGVQKGSGQIQLWQFLLELLSDRANLSCIAWEGTTGEFKLIDPDEVARRWGERKSKPNMNYDKLSRALRYYYDKSIMTKVHGKRYAYKFDFQGLAQVCQPAAPDHALYKFQGNLAPLPFSGISKLNLMAPGVTPTSFSYWPGAAPALYPGHGLQPSAPFSAMAASHINNMNNHYH, encoded by the exons ATGAGACACGGTGCCGGAGCCCAGCCGCTGCTGCTCAACATGTACCTGCCAG ATCCAGTCGGAGAGACTCTGTTCAAGGAGGGGAAGAGCCCGGCGTGGGGATCGCTCAGCCCCGGCGTGCAGAAAG GCAGCGGGCAGATCCAGCTGTGGCAGTTCCTCCTGGAGCTCCTGTCGGACCGCGCCAACCTGAGCTGCATCGCCTGGGAGGGCACCACCGGGGAGTTCAAGCTGATCGACCCGGACGAGGTGGCCCGGCGCTGGGGCGAGCGCAAGAGCAAGCCCAACATGAACTACGACAAGCTGAGCCGGGCCCTGCGCTACTACTACGACAAGAGCATCATGACCAAGGTGCACGGGAAGCGCTACGCCTACAAGTTCGACTTCCAGGGCCTGGCGCAGGTCTGCCAGCCCGCCGCCCCCGACCACGCCCTCTACAAGTTCCAGGGCAACCTGGCGCCCCTGCCCTTCTCGGGGATCTCCAAACTCAACCTCATGGCCCCGGGGGTGACGCCCACCAGCTTCTCCTACTGGCCAGGGGCCGCCCCCGCCCTCTACCCCGGCCACGGCCTGCAGCCCTCCGCCCCCTTCAGCGCCATGGCCGCCTCCCACATCAACAACATGAATAACCACTACCACTAG